One genomic segment of Chiloscyllium plagiosum isolate BGI_BamShark_2017 chromosome 10, ASM401019v2, whole genome shotgun sequence includes these proteins:
- the LOC122553915 gene encoding B2 bradykinin receptor-like, translating to MNVHTAPNQSLVPAPNLSAVNSSNGSLACPEGNFWEWLYTFQPIYIMVVCVTGVVGNSFVLMVLCLQKGRCTVPELYLGNLAGADLLLLAGLPFWAINIALHYEWPFGDFLCRYVNSVIYMNFYSSVYFLVMVSIDRYLALVKVLHCGRMRTLSCVKINCFIIWMFSLLMSSPIIIFRRVIYVEDLN from the coding sequence ATGAATGTCCACACAGCTCCCAACCAGTCCCTGGTACCGGCTCCTAATCTCAGCGCAGTCAACAGCTCCAATGGCTCACTCGCTTGCCCCGAAGGTAATTTCTGGGAGTGGCTGTACACCTTTCAGCCGATTTACATCATGGTGGTGTGTGTCACTGGCGTTGTGGGGAACAGTTTTGTCCTGATGGTCCTGTGTTTACAGAAAGGACGTTGCACGGTGCCAGAGCTCTACCTGGGGAATCTGGCTGGGGCTGACCTGCTCCTGTTGGCTGGCCTCCCCTTCTGGGCCATTAACATTGCCCTACACTACGAATGGCCCTTTGGAGATTTCCTGTGCCGTTACGTCAACTCGGTGATTTATATGAACTTTTATAGCAGTGTCTACTTCCTGGTGATGGTCAGCATTGACCGTTACCTGGCTCTGGTGAAAGTCCTTCATTGCGGCAGAATGCGGACACTCTCATGTGTCAAGATCAACTGCTTCATCATCTGGATGTTCAGCTTGCTGATGAGTAGTCCCATCATCATTTTCCGAAGAGTGATCTATGTGGAAGATTTGAACTGA